The segment CTGTGGCTTACCAGATTGTACTGGCACGTATGCTGGCAATCACACGGTCGTTAATATTCCTAGAGGTCTTCATACTGTTATTGTAACAGATGAATGTACTTCTACTGAAATTTATAATGATGATGTTACCGTCAGTAATATCACAGCGTTGGATATTAGTGACAATATCTCAGATGTAGAGATCAATTGCTTTGATGGTACATATGATGAAGGTTTAACCTACACTGTCAGTGGTGGGACAACTCCATACACTTTTGTGCTAACCAGGGTGGAATTGGATGAACAAGTAACCAATGAAGATTTTTCCACAAGTATCAATACCACAACAACTACACTTTCAAATCTACCAAGAGGGGAATATGAATTGGTTGTTACTGATAATTGTGGATATATAGATGAAACTTCTTTCAAAGTATTAGTGAAAAATGCCGATGAAGTAAATGGAGCCATCACCTACGAAGCAACCATTCCGCATCTGGGTTTAGACCCACTATATGATTTAGTATGTACAGGTGACTCGACTGATGTCACGATTGATGTATCAGGAGGAAATCCTGACACCACTGATCCTTTGGATCAATACTATGATGTAGTACTTCATAAAGTCGGAGAGGCTGGTTTTTCTATTAGTTCGATGCTGGTGAGTGACAACTACGCACCTTGTGGAAATACCTGTTTTACTTTCAAAAACTTGGAGGCAGGAATCTACTACCCTGTGATTACAGATGAGAACGGATGTGAAAAGAGTTTTAGCACGGAGACTTTCGAGATCACAGAACCAGCGGCGGTACTCACGATAGCAGATATTGACCCAGCTGACTTTGGGACAAATGAGATCAAACTATACACAGGAGACAACCAGTTGTATGCCCAATGCCATGATAAACCTTTCATATTCAATCCTATAGTATCGACAATTACAGGAGGTATTACAGACTATACCTTTTACATGAATGAAATAGAATTTGAGGATTCAGAAAGTTTTTCTTGGCCTGAGGGGACTACCGATACTACCAATGTTTTTAAAGTAGCAGATGCTAATGGCTGTGTTCGTAGCAAGGATTTCACCATCCAAAACCCAACTGAATTCAAGTTTGAAAAGTTTTACGACAATGAGACGACACTTGACCATGGAGCCAGTGTAGAATGCTCGACAGACCTAGGGCATGTCTATACGGAGGTCAGCGGAGGTCTGACCGATTACATCTATCACATAGATGATGGTATAACTAGCAATATTGAAACCGCAAGTCTGACTAATACCTTCAGCGGGTTGAGCATCAATCCTGAAACAGGAACAGACTATACTGTTACCGTCACAGATGGAATAGGCTGCCTGATTGCGTCAACGATCAATTTGACACTCCCTGATCCAGTAGTGATTACTATGATTGACTTTGATACATTGCCTGGGGGTGTTCAGATTGCATGTACTGGAGGTGTAGCTTCTGTTGCTTTTAAAGTTTCAGGGGGAGATTTTACAGGGCTTTATACGCTTAATTGGGAGAATATACTCGATGGGACGACTGGAATATTCTCTACCACCACTACCTATCATGATTCTCTGTCGATTGATCTACTAGCAGGGAGCTACGAAGTATATTTCACGGATGAATATTCATGTCAATCTTCTCCTCTGGAAACTTTCATACTTACTGAACCTGTCGGATCTATTGATATCACAAGCTACTTAGTGACCCCTCCAAACTGCATCGTGGATCAAGATGGTGATGAGGACTTGGGTAAAATCAACGCTACAGCTACTGGTGGAACAGGACCTGCTGGTTTTGCCTATACTTTTTATCTTATGGATCAGAGTAAACAGAAATTGGATAGCTTAACCAGTTCTGATGGGAATGCAGCGTTTGATGCACCAGCCAATTACTATGAGACGGTGGATTATTACATCAGAGTCATAGATGTCAATGGTTGTCTGGATGATCAACTGGTACAGATGATACCAGACCCAACTCCCCTGACTGTAACCAGAACTGATTTTACCGCACCTTCTTGTTATGATGGTCGAAATGGTAGTATGCAATTCGAGGTAGATGAAGGAAATGCGCTGACGGGTGGAGGCTTTGATTATGTCTTGTCAGGAGGACATTTGGGAGCAGGTTCTGAAACCATCCATGTCGAAGAAGCCACTTTTACGATTGATGGTTTACACGATACCAATGTGGATGGGGTTTATCACATCTATGTGATAGATCGCTATGGCTGTGATGAGTCACAAGATGAAGATGAGATAGGGAATTATATAAGAGGTCTTTTACTTCAGGCTCCTGATCAACTTACCCTTGCCAATGTAGGGATAATTCGACCGTCTTTTCGCTATGAGGATGATGGTCTCATTGCTGTGCAGGCAAGTGGAGGTACAGGTAGCGATCCAAGTGGCTATTATGAATTTTCTTTGGAGGAAAGCAGCGGTTTTGCCAGCTCTGTATTACTTGACCCAACTTATTGGGTTTTCAACACGGCAGAATCAGAAAGCTACACAGTTTATCTAAGAGACAATCAATACATTGAGGAGGAGCAAGATGTTTGTCAGACATCAGTTGAGCTCATTGTGCCAGAGGGTCGTGTCATATCGCTTTCTGATAGTGAAGTAACAGATATCAGCTGCTATGGTGAGGAAGATGGTAGCATTCAGCCTGTTTTTACTGTGGATGGCTTGAGTGAAAATGCCCATTATGACAACTTGCAGATGACGTGGGGAAAAATGGATGGCTCCAATAATGGGGAGGTCATCATTGATATTGATGCAGATGCGATTGTTCCTGTTTCCAATCTGAATAGTGGCAACTATCGATTGGACGCCTCTTATCTCTATCAAGAGAGTCACTACTTTAGTGATTTTGACTATACGCATGAGCAAAGTGCACAGGATGCCATACATACCAACAAAGAAATAACGCAACCTCCTGCCCTTTATATTCAAGCACTAGAGATGATAGACGCGAGTTGCGGATCGGATGGAGATGGAAAAATCGTTTTTGAAATTATGGGAGGTTTTCCTGCAGAGGCAAAATACTATAGCATAGATGGAGGGGCTAATATTAACATCCTAGGATCTCAGACTGTAGTACTTAGAGGTTTGAACCAAGGAACCCACCATATTGACTTTGGTGTGATGAATAGTGATTGTTCGGGGAGTTATGATTTTCAGATTCAGGAGCAAGGATTGAGTTTAGAGATTGAAGAAGTTAAAAAGCCTTGTATAGGCGAGAACAATGGTTGGTTTAGAATTTCAGCTAATCAAGAGGATTTGGAATACACCATCAATGGGGAAGCGTGGGTCGCCAATGGAGGATTGTTTACTAATTTGTCCCCTGGCACTTACTCAGTTCAAGCTAGGAAGACAGGCATTCATGGCTGTCAATCAGATATGCTTGAAGTAACATTGAATGAGAATGAAATGGTGACTGAGAAAGATTATGAGGATTGTTCTTCAACTCTTTTGGAGGTAGCTTACTCGGTGAGTCCTGCCACTTGTGCCAATGCAAGGGATGGCAAAGTCTTCATTAATGCTAATAATGGGGTACAACCATACTTTTTTTCTTTCGAAGGGAAAGAGGTAAACCCGGACACACTTTCCTTTGCTGGAGGAAGCTACAATTTGCTAGTAAGAGATGCCACTGACACCCAAGAAACAGTTTTGTTTGATATTCCCGTTTTGGATCCCATCGAGGTACAAGTGATACAAAGTAAAGAGACGTGTGAGGGTAGCTGTGATGCCACAGTTGATTTATTAATCAAGGGGGGGTCTGGTACCTATCTAGTGATTTGGGATGGAGATGATGAAGTCCATGGAGAGTCTCGCACAGGCCTTTGTAGCCAAGAGTACCACTATCAGGTGTTCGATGATGCGAATATTTCTAGTTGTATTTATTCAGGTAGTGTCATTATAGAGGCTTACCCCAGTCTCAATTTATCTCTGAAGCAGCAGGTTGAACCTACATGTGCGGATGGATCAGATGGAATTCTCGAAGTTGCTGTCAGTGGAGGTTTAGGAGCTTATTCTTATGACTGGTCATCAGGTAGCAAACTAGCCAAAATAACAGGTACACCTGGTGAATATCAGATTGAGGTGAAAGATGATCTTCTGGGTTGTACGAAAACAGAGAGTTACACTTTGCCAAACAGAGCAGTAATAGTACCGAAGGAGGTAATGGTGACTGCACCGAGATGTTTTGGGTCGGCAACTGGCTCTATAGAGCTGGTAATAGAATCGGGAGTATCTCCTCTGATTCGTTGGGATCATGATGCGCGCGTGATTGGCTCCCAAGTCTCCAACCTAAGTGCTGGAATCTATGGGTATCAAATCCAGAGTGCACAAGGTTGTGTCTCAACTGGTCAGGTCACTATAGAAGAAAGAGAGCCATTGACTGTCAATACTTCCAAGCAGGATGTTTGGTGTGCTGGGGGATGTACAGGTCAGATCGACATTGGCATTTCGGGAGGCATTGCTCCATACACTGTAGCTTGGAGTCACGGCAGTACTTCGATAAAACCTAAAAACCTCTGTGCAGGGAGCTATCGATACACTGTGACAGATGCTTATGGCTGTCAGGTCTCTGCCAGTATTGAGATCAGCCAACCCGATCCTATCCAGATTTCTTCGATGGTCACGGATGTCTCTTGCTATGGAGGCTTGGACGGAGAGGTAGACCTGACTGTTGTCGGAGGAACGGGGGATTATGCCTACGCTTGGTCCAATGGTAGCACAGGTTCGGATATTTCTGGTCTTTCAGCTAAGAGCTATGTCGTACAGGTGACTGACGAGGCGGGCTGTTCGGCGACTGCTAACTACCACATTCTTCAACCGAATCCTTTGGCAGTTATTTCTGCAGTCAGGGATAATCCTTCTTGTACTGGATATGCAGATGGTTCGTTGGACATCTCGCTGTATGGTGGAGTGGCTCCATATACGGTGGAGTGGAACAATGGCATGACTGGAACGCATATTAAAGATTTAAAAGCTGGATTGTATGCTGTGAGTATTACAGATGCCAAGGGTTGTACACTCCAACGCGAATGGCGATTGACAGACCCCTCTGGCCTACAGTTCGCCAATGTTAATTTTACAGATCCTATTTGCTATGATGGGAGCAACGGTACCATCTCATTTATAGTGATTGGTGGTGGAGGAACCTATACCTATGATTGGGGAAATATAGAGGGTAGCAATGAGGTCAATAACTTGCAAAGTGGGAATTATACGGTGACAGCTTATGATCAAGAGGGATGTTCTATTAGTGAAGAATTTACATTAGATAACCCGGACAAACCTGTCGTTTTAGGAATCGAAGATTATTATATTTTGTGTCTTGGAGGTCAGTTGTATCTCGAACCCATTGGCGAGTGGGGGTCTTATACTTGGTCTAGTACAGAGGGCTATCAAAGTAAGGAAAGGATAGCAGTGGTAGAAGATGAAGCAGAGTACCTACTGGTAGTGACCGATGACAATAATTGCCCAGGTGAGACAGAGACCTATGTAGAAGTATCTGAAAACCCAATTGATCCAGACTTCATCCGCATTAGTGAGGCAGTTGTGTTTGATCCTATTATTTTTGTGGATTTGAGTTTGCCGACGCCTGAGGCTGTCAACTGGCTCATTCCTGAAGATGAATCTATCGTCATCAATGACATGGGGCCTGGTTCTATGGAACTTGTTTTTACCGAACCAGGAGAATTTGAGATAGGTATAGAAGTCGGCTTGGGGGAGTGTTTTGCAGAAATATTCAAAGTAGTAAGTGTAGAAGCCACCAATGCTGGAGAAGTATCAGAATCAGCTCGGATTATTGATCCTCTTGAGGTACAAATATCCCCAAATCCTACCAGTGACGAGATCAAAATAGTATTTAATGCTCCTAATGAGAACCCAATTGAAGTGCAGCTCATCAGTGGAGATCAAAAGCCTTTGAGAACAGAAATGCTAGAAGGTAAGAAAGATTATTTTGTCAAATGGAATCTTAACAATGTCCCTACAGGGGTTTATTTCTTGTTGTTTACACAAGGTGGTCAAGTTCATTCCAAAAGAATATTGGTGTTGAAATGAGGAGAATGAAAATAATCTATACTGTCAGCGCCTTGTTTATTGGTACTTGGTTGCAGGCACAAAATTTCACTAAATTGAGTGTCTCTGCTTTTGAACCTATGACGGGTGCAAAGGCAGAGTGGGCAGATTTTAACAATGATGGACTACCTGATTTGTTCGTCGCAGGAACCAATTCTGGTGGTATCTCCAAAGTACGCATCTACTTCAACAACGGAGATCAAACTTTTCAAACTTTGGACTTGGTCAACTGGAGCAAAGTCTCCTATGACATAGGTGATTACAATGCGGATGGATATTTGGATTTACTGATATCAGGAGAAGAAAGTGGAGGAACGAAACATTTCAAGGTGTTTAAGAATAGCAATGGACTTTCTTTTAGCCCTCAGTCTTTTGGTCTTATCAGTATGTCTCGTGGTGGTGTGGCTTGGTCAGACTTGGATGGAGACGGAGATTTGGATATTG is part of the Reichenbachiella agarivorans genome and harbors:
- a CDS encoding T9SS type A sorting domain-containing protein, with product MAVGSVCSADIRAIHNWGVDGHTGPLTNHDWYIQGVGGNIDWKKISYTTGSTTFSLESKTSYVIGGQPTVLSYDQPYRMRLGYDDGTLIPGESGIGPFTLYPSPPEIEPIKPVNPTCKGQRGSVIIKHKNKPEEVFVYNITKYTPYENQDCQNGSTSPILFAGSTIEYCPDGAAYNAQNVDMDQNFELNADVIISEGNADVTKVLKAGYYILKIESYQNVAGIKMGTCRIDSSYFEIKDPTYPILTDDNIELEQTSPSCIGNNDGSVKINSINVAAPPEKSFTWKKQGETDDQYRNSNVPIGGYTGGETYYVDVYNGCEIFQKEFTILASSEVYLPYFSKLHPECDEGGSITVEGNTFSNTQGYTVSYALNGGSYGPMRTIPSLVPSDEYILSMKINDLCESSVNGIVINDVPIAKVEEVRPIPPTCYNGDGSIEFTVSKPNVNDKVSTISYSYTISNCGLPDCTGTYAGNHTVVNIPRGLHTVIVTDECTSTEIYNDDVTVSNITALDISDNISDVEINCFDGTYDEGLTYTVSGGTTPYTFVLTRVELDEQVTNEDFSTSINTTTTTLSNLPRGEYELVVTDNCGYIDETSFKVLVKNADEVNGAITYEATIPHLGLDPLYDLVCTGDSTDVTIDVSGGNPDTTDPLDQYYDVVLHKVGEAGFSISSMLVSDNYAPCGNTCFTFKNLEAGIYYPVITDENGCEKSFSTETFEITEPAAVLTIADIDPADFGTNEIKLYTGDNQLYAQCHDKPFIFNPIVSTITGGITDYTFYMNEIEFEDSESFSWPEGTTDTTNVFKVADANGCVRSKDFTIQNPTEFKFEKFYDNETTLDHGASVECSTDLGHVYTEVSGGLTDYIYHIDDGITSNIETASLTNTFSGLSINPETGTDYTVTVTDGIGCLIASTINLTLPDPVVITMIDFDTLPGGVQIACTGGVASVAFKVSGGDFTGLYTLNWENILDGTTGIFSTTTTYHDSLSIDLLAGSYEVYFTDEYSCQSSPLETFILTEPVGSIDITSYLVTPPNCIVDQDGDEDLGKINATATGGTGPAGFAYTFYLMDQSKQKLDSLTSSDGNAAFDAPANYYETVDYYIRVIDVNGCLDDQLVQMIPDPTPLTVTRTDFTAPSCYDGRNGSMQFEVDEGNALTGGGFDYVLSGGHLGAGSETIHVEEATFTIDGLHDTNVDGVYHIYVIDRYGCDESQDEDEIGNYIRGLLLQAPDQLTLANVGIIRPSFRYEDDGLIAVQASGGTGSDPSGYYEFSLEESSGFASSVLLDPTYWVFNTAESESYTVYLRDNQYIEEEQDVCQTSVELIVPEGRVISLSDSEVTDISCYGEEDGSIQPVFTVDGLSENAHYDNLQMTWGKMDGSNNGEVIIDIDADAIVPVSNLNSGNYRLDASYLYQESHYFSDFDYTHEQSAQDAIHTNKEITQPPALYIQALEMIDASCGSDGDGKIVFEIMGGFPAEAKYYSIDGGANINILGSQTVVLRGLNQGTHHIDFGVMNSDCSGSYDFQIQEQGLSLEIEEVKKPCIGENNGWFRISANQEDLEYTINGEAWVANGGLFTNLSPGTYSVQARKTGIHGCQSDMLEVTLNENEMVTEKDYEDCSSTLLEVAYSVSPATCANARDGKVFINANNGVQPYFFSFEGKEVNPDTLSFAGGSYNLLVRDATDTQETVLFDIPVLDPIEVQVIQSKETCEGSCDATVDLLIKGGSGTYLVIWDGDDEVHGESRTGLCSQEYHYQVFDDANISSCIYSGSVIIEAYPSLNLSLKQQVEPTCADGSDGILEVAVSGGLGAYSYDWSSGSKLAKITGTPGEYQIEVKDDLLGCTKTESYTLPNRAVIVPKEVMVTAPRCFGSATGSIELVIESGVSPLIRWDHDARVIGSQVSNLSAGIYGYQIQSAQGCVSTGQVTIEEREPLTVNTSKQDVWCAGGCTGQIDIGISGGIAPYTVAWSHGSTSIKPKNLCAGSYRYTVTDAYGCQVSASIEISQPDPIQISSMVTDVSCYGGLDGEVDLTVVGGTGDYAYAWSNGSTGSDISGLSAKSYVVQVTDEAGCSATANYHILQPNPLAVISAVRDNPSCTGYADGSLDISLYGGVAPYTVEWNNGMTGTHIKDLKAGLYAVSITDAKGCTLQREWRLTDPSGLQFANVNFTDPICYDGSNGTISFIVIGGGGTYTYDWGNIEGSNEVNNLQSGNYTVTAYDQEGCSISEEFTLDNPDKPVVLGIEDYYILCLGGQLYLEPIGEWGSYTWSSTEGYQSKERIAVVEDEAEYLLVVTDDNNCPGETETYVEVSENPIDPDFIRISEAVVFDPIIFVDLSLPTPEAVNWLIPEDESIVINDMGPGSMELVFTEPGEFEIGIEVGLGECFAEIFKVVSVEATNAGEVSESARIIDPLEVQISPNPTSDEIKIVFNAPNENPIEVQLISGDQKPLRTEMLEGKKDYFVKWNLNNVPTGVYFLLFTQGGQVHSKRILVLK